In Drosophila pseudoobscura strain MV-25-SWS-2005 chromosome 4, UCI_Dpse_MV25, whole genome shotgun sequence, the following proteins share a genomic window:
- the Slob gene encoding slowpoke-binding protein isoform X7: protein MQDTCSEVSAAPAPHPEPELIVGCPQQRQPPRDPKVIARSQSSSSSAPPAPVHQLKQQQSLPQPLHQQQQQHPSHHHNPHASKSVSILVYKTLNTVFRSSRKIIVRVCDLASSKKSFTMFKFNKAAQQQRMDNRNSAVTGHDPFVRPPVPEKKVKHIMKKLHKANGLKRSNSAIEFDVSALTAANRRQIYSSNRSASSEQDNMSDMSEHSEKSPLVSARLDNLARLFFSKSMPAETGSRDTIDSVLTTRPNIKYQYSALDSGNGIVERSPRERAQRERALNATQEWVQSANGRYEVIAHLDEIGSRHGKNWFLVTDASVRTDRLLTLLPLPPDCVAFEDMPPDESPREILMELLGSLHHPYIYPVLDLGFLRSSANGYACLVTPFNSRGSLKDLIYKAQWNEPWAKKYTRKPNGLPVSQVQRLGRQILEALLFLKERGFPLHGHLHSGNVILQNGAARLSGLENGLLGLSSRNNAVMWSRSVTEIENVDIVCFGHLLYEMCTGQELNTPKPSIRVLEMELNHYPQIGQILEILGLIFEPPSGVCPSVEDLVLCDLFRSIDLRELRGPCFSTIKPSLSRSTLNLLHAVKKRQCASLGHSLSEASSPCTPPSTPHDRRTGVLPAPYEVFRMY, encoded by the exons ATGCAG GACACTTGCAGCGAGGTCAGCGCAGCGCCAGCGCCGCATCCGGAGCCGGAGCTCATCGTCGGCTGCCCTCAACAGCGGCAGCCCCCGAGGGACCCAAAAGTCATCGCCAGATCAcaatcatcgtcgtcgtcggcgccGCCTGCTCCAGTGCATCaactgaagcagcagcagtccctgccacagcccctgcaccagcagcagcagcagcatccaagCCACCACCACAATCCGCACGCCTCCAAGTCCGTGTCCATCCTCGTCTACAAGACCCTGAACACAGTGTTCCGGAGCAGCCGCAAGATCATCGTGCGCGTCTGTGACTTGGCCAGCTCCAAGAAGTCCTTCACGATGTTCAAATTCAACAAggccgcccagcagcagcggatgGACAACCGGAACAGCGCCGTCACCGGCCACGATCCGTTTGTCCGGCCGCCGGTTCCCGAAAA GAAGGTGAAGCACATTATGAAGAAGCTGCACAAGGCGAACGGCTTGAAGCGCTCCAATTCGGCGATCGAGTTCGATGTCTCGGCCTTGACGGCTGCCAATCGCCGTCAGATCTACAGTAG CAATCGGTCGGCCAGCTCGGAGCAAGATAACATGTCCGACATGTCCGAGCACTCGGAGAAGTCGCCGCTGGTTAGCGCGAGGTTAGACAATCTAGCTAGGCTCTTCTTTAGCAAATCGATGCCAGCGGAAACCGGAAGTAGAGATACCATAGATTCAGTACTGACAACAAG GCCGAACATCAAGTACCAGTACTCGGCCCTGGACAGCGGCAATGGGATCGTGGAGCGGAGTCCCCGGGAGCGGGCCCAGCGAGAGCGGGCCCTGAACGCCACCCAGGAGTGGGTGCAGAGCGCCAACGGGCGCTACGAGGTGATCGCCCATCTGGATGAGATCGGCTCGAGGCACGGCAAGAACTGGTTTCTGGTCACAGATGCCTCG GTCCGCACGGATCGTCTGCTGacgctgctgcccctgccgcccGACTGTGTGGCCTTCGAGGATATGCCGCCCGACGAGAGCCCCAGGGAGATACTGATGGAGCTGCTCGGCTCCCTGCATCATCCCTACATCTATCCCGTGCTGGATCTGGGCTTCTTGCGCAGCAGCGCCAACGGCTATGCGTGCCTCGTCACGCCCTTCAACTCGCGCGGCAGCCTCAAGGATCTGATCTACAAG GCACAGTGGAACGAGCCGTGGGCCAAGAAGTACACGCGAAAACCGAATGGTTTGCCCGTCAGCCAGGTGCAGCGTCTGGGACGGCAGATCCTGGAGGCCCTGCTGTTCCTGAAGGAGCGCGGCTTTCCGCTTCACGGTCACCTGCACAGCGGCAATGTCATACTGCAGAATGGAGCCGCCAG GCTATCGGGCCTGGAGAACGGCCTGCTGGGCCTCAGCTCGCGGAACAACGCCGTGATGTGGTCCCGCTCGGTGACCGAGATCGAGAACGTCGACATCGTGTGCTTCGGCCACCTGCTGTACGAGATGTGCACCGGCCAGGAGCTCAACACACCCAAGCCGTCCATACGGGTCCTCGAGATGGAGCTGAATCACTATCCACAAATTGGCCAG ATTCTGGAGATCCTGGGCCTGATCTTTGAGCCGCCCAGCGGCGTCTGCCCCTCCGTGGAGGACCTAGTCCTGTGCGATCTCTTTCGCAGCATTGATCTGCGAGAGCTGAGGGGTCCCTGCTTCAGT ACAATTAAGCCGAGCCTCAGCCGGTCCACCCTGAATCTGCTGCATGCCGTGAAGAAGCGGCAATGCGCCTCCCTGGGCCACTCCCTCAGCGAGGCCAGTTCGCCCTGTACGCCGCCCTCGACGCCGCACGATCGACGCACTGG TGTTCTGCCTGCGCCCTATGAAGTCTTTCGTATGTACTAA
- the Slob gene encoding slowpoke-binding protein isoform X8 — MQDTCSEVSAAPAPHPEPELIVGCPQQRQPPRDPKVIARSQSSSSSAPPAPVHQLKQQQSLPQPLHQQQQQHPSHHHNPHASKSVSILVYKTLNTVFRSSRKIIVRVCDLASSKKSFTMFKFNKAAQQQRMDNRNSAVTGHDPFVRPPVPEKKVKHIMKKLHKANGLKRSNSAIEFDVSALTAANRRQIYSRPNIKYQYSALDSGNGIVERSPRERAQRERALNATQEWVQSANGRYEVIAHLDEIGSRHGKNWFLVTDASVRTDRLLTLLPLPPDCVAFEDMPPDESPREILMELLGSLHHPYIYPVLDLGFLRSSANGYACLVTPFNSRGSLKDLIYKAQWNEPWAKKYTRKPNGLPVSQVQRLGRQILEALLFLKERGFPLHGHLHSGNVILQNGAARLSGLENGLLGLSSRNNAVMWSRSVTEIENVDIVCFGHLLYEMCTGQELNTPKPSIRVLEMELNHYPQIGQILEILGLIFEPPSGVCPSVEDLVLCDLFRSIDLRELRGPCFSTIKPSLSRSTLNLLHAVKKRQCASLGHSLSEASSPCTPPSTPHDRRTGVLPAPYEVFRMY, encoded by the exons ATGCAG GACACTTGCAGCGAGGTCAGCGCAGCGCCAGCGCCGCATCCGGAGCCGGAGCTCATCGTCGGCTGCCCTCAACAGCGGCAGCCCCCGAGGGACCCAAAAGTCATCGCCAGATCAcaatcatcgtcgtcgtcggcgccGCCTGCTCCAGTGCATCaactgaagcagcagcagtccctgccacagcccctgcaccagcagcagcagcagcatccaagCCACCACCACAATCCGCACGCCTCCAAGTCCGTGTCCATCCTCGTCTACAAGACCCTGAACACAGTGTTCCGGAGCAGCCGCAAGATCATCGTGCGCGTCTGTGACTTGGCCAGCTCCAAGAAGTCCTTCACGATGTTCAAATTCAACAAggccgcccagcagcagcggatgGACAACCGGAACAGCGCCGTCACCGGCCACGATCCGTTTGTCCGGCCGCCGGTTCCCGAAAA GAAGGTGAAGCACATTATGAAGAAGCTGCACAAGGCGAACGGCTTGAAGCGCTCCAATTCGGCGATCGAGTTCGATGTCTCGGCCTTGACGGCTGCCAATCGCCGTCAGATCTACAGTAG GCCGAACATCAAGTACCAGTACTCGGCCCTGGACAGCGGCAATGGGATCGTGGAGCGGAGTCCCCGGGAGCGGGCCCAGCGAGAGCGGGCCCTGAACGCCACCCAGGAGTGGGTGCAGAGCGCCAACGGGCGCTACGAGGTGATCGCCCATCTGGATGAGATCGGCTCGAGGCACGGCAAGAACTGGTTTCTGGTCACAGATGCCTCG GTCCGCACGGATCGTCTGCTGacgctgctgcccctgccgcccGACTGTGTGGCCTTCGAGGATATGCCGCCCGACGAGAGCCCCAGGGAGATACTGATGGAGCTGCTCGGCTCCCTGCATCATCCCTACATCTATCCCGTGCTGGATCTGGGCTTCTTGCGCAGCAGCGCCAACGGCTATGCGTGCCTCGTCACGCCCTTCAACTCGCGCGGCAGCCTCAAGGATCTGATCTACAAG GCACAGTGGAACGAGCCGTGGGCCAAGAAGTACACGCGAAAACCGAATGGTTTGCCCGTCAGCCAGGTGCAGCGTCTGGGACGGCAGATCCTGGAGGCCCTGCTGTTCCTGAAGGAGCGCGGCTTTCCGCTTCACGGTCACCTGCACAGCGGCAATGTCATACTGCAGAATGGAGCCGCCAG GCTATCGGGCCTGGAGAACGGCCTGCTGGGCCTCAGCTCGCGGAACAACGCCGTGATGTGGTCCCGCTCGGTGACCGAGATCGAGAACGTCGACATCGTGTGCTTCGGCCACCTGCTGTACGAGATGTGCACCGGCCAGGAGCTCAACACACCCAAGCCGTCCATACGGGTCCTCGAGATGGAGCTGAATCACTATCCACAAATTGGCCAG ATTCTGGAGATCCTGGGCCTGATCTTTGAGCCGCCCAGCGGCGTCTGCCCCTCCGTGGAGGACCTAGTCCTGTGCGATCTCTTTCGCAGCATTGATCTGCGAGAGCTGAGGGGTCCCTGCTTCAGT ACAATTAAGCCGAGCCTCAGCCGGTCCACCCTGAATCTGCTGCATGCCGTGAAGAAGCGGCAATGCGCCTCCCTGGGCCACTCCCTCAGCGAGGCCAGTTCGCCCTGTACGCCGCCCTCGACGCCGCACGATCGACGCACTGG TGTTCTGCCTGCGCCCTATGAAGTCTTTCGTATGTACTAA